Proteins from a genomic interval of Paenibacillus sp. FSL R5-0623:
- a CDS encoding HAMP domain-containing sensor histidine kinase, with the protein MFKKLRNRFLIVNLVSISIMMLVAFATIYTITYQNVQRETNMELYKVSDFYHSPYNSSKMPRGEGQGSGTGGSSGSGSSSSSGSDSFPSDAMGGDNGGPGGDPNSPPARSVSFMIKTDDQWKITDTHSRFDMEDTFYTEALQKVDQDKVGDSGRQTGQFALDGTDWAYVVDPSGDGHMIVFIDVTAQQGILTNLIYTFAVVGLVMLIVIYFLSRYFANRSIAPVREAFEKQKQFIGDASHELKTPLAIINTNADVLLANQEDTIANQAKWLHYIKSETERMTGLTNDLLYLTQMDDSRSTMIHAKFNMSDAVESIILPMEAVIFEKNISLDYNIEPNLTVHGNCEQIKQVILILLDNAVKYSGTKGAVNVTLQKQNNDVVLAVSNTGEGIAPEHLDRIFDRFYRTDSSRARKHGGHGLGLAIARSIVDQHKGELYARSVVGEGATFYVRLS; encoded by the coding sequence ATGTTTAAGAAACTCCGGAATCGATTCCTGATCGTGAATCTGGTGTCCATATCGATTATGATGCTGGTGGCATTTGCGACGATCTATACGATTACGTATCAGAATGTACAACGTGAGACAAATATGGAGTTGTACAAGGTGTCCGATTTCTATCACAGTCCTTATAATTCATCCAAGATGCCACGCGGGGAAGGGCAGGGTTCCGGTACAGGTGGTAGTTCAGGCTCAGGTTCAAGTTCAAGTTCCGGTTCAGATTCGTTTCCCTCCGATGCCATGGGTGGTGATAATGGAGGACCGGGAGGGGATCCCAACTCACCTCCGGCACGTTCCGTGTCGTTCATGATTAAGACGGATGACCAGTGGAAGATTACGGATACGCATTCCCGCTTTGATATGGAAGATACGTTCTACACCGAGGCGCTGCAAAAGGTTGACCAAGATAAAGTTGGTGATTCGGGACGGCAGACTGGACAATTTGCGCTGGATGGAACGGACTGGGCCTATGTGGTTGATCCGAGCGGTGACGGGCATATGATTGTCTTTATTGATGTGACCGCACAACAAGGCATTCTGACGAACCTGATCTATACATTTGCTGTTGTCGGACTGGTTATGCTGATTGTGATCTACTTCCTGAGCCGTTATTTTGCCAATCGTTCCATTGCACCAGTCAGAGAAGCGTTTGAGAAGCAAAAACAATTCATCGGTGATGCTTCACATGAGCTGAAGACACCTCTGGCGATCATCAATACCAATGCCGACGTGTTGCTCGCGAATCAAGAGGATACTATAGCGAACCAGGCGAAGTGGCTGCACTATATCAAGTCGGAAACCGAGCGCATGACCGGACTTACGAATGATCTGCTCTATCTGACACAGATGGATGACTCACGCTCCACGATGATTCATGCGAAGTTTAATATGAGCGATGCGGTAGAGAGTATTATTTTGCCGATGGAGGCCGTTATCTTTGAGAAAAACATCTCCCTAGATTACAACATTGAGCCGAACCTTACGGTACATGGGAACTGTGAGCAGATCAAACAGGTTATTCTGATCCTGCTCGATAATGCTGTGAAGTATTCGGGTACAAAAGGCGCCGTAAACGTCACCCTCCAGAAACAGAATAATGATGTCGTGCTGGCCGTGTCCAACACTGGGGAAGGCATTGCGCCGGAACATCTGGATCGGATCTTCGATCGATTCTATCGCACCGATTCGTCAAGAGCACGCAAACATGGTGGGCATGGTCTGGGCCTGGCGATTGCCCGTTCCATTGTGGATCAGCACAAAGGAGAATTGTATGCTCGAAGCGTGGTCGGAGAAGGCGCTACATTTTACGTGCGGTTGTCATAG
- a CDS encoding DUF4956 domain-containing protein: protein MLDSLFSSALTDTNLTFNNAVITIGLAIILGLIISLTYMKTNQSTYSQSFTLTMVVLPVIVAIIILLIGSNIARAFSLAGAFSIIRFRSAPGDPKDIAYVLFTMASGLACGVGAFGYAVLFTIILCVLMFVLSRFNFGGKKSQLKTLKVTIPENLSYEEALNEVFHTFNVPFDLKKIRTTELGSLYELVYSVTIHESVSQKEFLDAIRTRNGNLDISLTMSPTTEY from the coding sequence ATGCTTGATTCACTGTTCAGTTCAGCCCTAACCGATACCAACCTGACGTTTAACAACGCAGTCATAACCATTGGTCTTGCCATTATTCTGGGGTTAATCATCAGCCTCACGTACATGAAGACTAACCAAAGCACATACTCCCAAAGCTTCACCTTAACAATGGTCGTCCTACCCGTTATTGTCGCCATTATCATCCTGCTCATCGGCAGCAACATCGCTCGAGCATTCAGCTTGGCAGGTGCCTTCTCGATCATCCGATTCCGAAGTGCCCCTGGTGATCCAAAAGACATTGCTTACGTATTGTTCACGATGGCTTCCGGTCTTGCCTGCGGTGTAGGCGCTTTTGGATACGCGGTGTTGTTCACCATTATCCTGTGTGTACTGATGTTTGTCCTGAGTCGCTTCAACTTCGGCGGCAAGAAAAGTCAGCTGAAAACGCTGAAAGTCACCATCCCTGAGAACTTGAGCTATGAAGAAGCACTTAATGAAGTGTTCCATACATTCAATGTACCTTTTGATCTAAAAAAAATCAGAACCACTGAACTCGGCAGTCTGTATGAGCTGGTCTACAGTGTAACCATTCACGAAAGTGTTAGCCAAAAGGAATTCCTCGATGCGATCCGCACACGGAACGGCAACCTGGATATCTCGTTAACCATGAGTCCAACAACAGAATATTAA
- a CDS encoding class I SAM-dependent methyltransferase: MFIIYLIPWLIAVVTLICVISIVLVSWKNGISPMPTSSRVRQVVIQEVKRIPGYGDVLEAGSGWGTLGLDVVRHCPGKRLTGIENSIIPLWSSQMIAYLSVRLRRAKGNKHSLKGRLRFMRGDIYTSSYEHADCVICYLFPGAMTRLMDKFSRELPPGAKVISVCFALPGKEPLRTITCRDALRTKVYVYTF; this comes from the coding sequence ATGTTCATCATTTACCTGATTCCATGGCTGATTGCCGTGGTGACATTGATCTGTGTCATATCCATCGTACTTGTCAGTTGGAAAAACGGGATTTCCCCGATGCCCACATCCAGTCGTGTCAGACAGGTGGTCATTCAGGAGGTAAAGCGCATTCCAGGGTACGGGGATGTGCTCGAAGCGGGCTCTGGATGGGGCACATTGGGATTGGATGTTGTAAGACACTGCCCTGGTAAAAGGCTGACGGGGATTGAGAATTCTATCATCCCCTTATGGTCGTCTCAAATGATTGCCTATCTCAGTGTTCGCTTACGTCGAGCCAAGGGGAACAAGCACTCTCTCAAGGGCAGGCTGCGTTTCATGCGCGGGGATATCTACACCAGTTCCTATGAACATGCGGATTGTGTGATTTGTTATCTGTTCCCGGGAGCCATGACCCGGCTTATGGACAAGTTCAGTCGTGAGCTTCCGCCGGGTGCCAAGGTGATTAGCGTCTGTTTTGCCCTGCCAGGAAAAGAACCGCTACGCACTATTACATGCCGGGATGCCCTGCGTACCAAGGTATATGTCTACACGTTTTGA
- a CDS encoding carbohydrate-binding domain-containing protein → MKKNMITGSKLWSIAMITSLLAACSSPATTSTTANAATSTTGTTKTVSVSEQTSVKYADLVSLDADDTNISWSEADSTAIKLNGTTATVTGSGAKAANGSVTISEAGTYVLSGELTDGQIVVNVADKGTVHLVLNGATIHDNDSAAIYIQKAGKAVITLEKGTKNTVSDGKTYVYADATTDEPDAAIFSKADLTFNGAGQLTVTGNYNEGITSKDDLKIISGNISVKAADDGIKGKDMVAIQAGTITIEAEGDGIKSTNDTDTTKGFVAIAGGTFDIQSGNDGIQAETALVADGGTYNIVTGGGSVNAPAKVEEGPFGGGGGGWGGSTPPTDMGTPPDGEPPADMPEMPTNSGTNAGANTNGAAASNSANTTTTDNNADADTATTATESTSAKALKAGTDLTINGGTYTIDSMDDSLHSNNNVTVNDGTFSIESGDDGIHADQALTINGGTITIAKSYEGLEGAMITLNDGDVDVTASDDGVNAAGGETETAANTTASTDSATTATDATTTSNISVTETTGTTSTTDQASQGTATTQQGRGPGGMGGAAASTNEFHINGGSLTVNAGGDGLDSNGSINMTGGTVIVNGPTDSGNGALDYDGTFEISGGYLVAAGSSGMAQGTSDASTQNTIVMTFPATQKAGTLVHVQDSEGNNILTFAPAKDYQTVVVSSPDLAKDGSYVIYSGGTSTGKAVDGLYTDGTYSGGTKVVAFQSTSNVTWVNESGVTTANTGMGGPGGGRGQGGFGGGRNRTQSGTTSESTGTTTDSAK, encoded by the coding sequence ATGAAGAAAAACATGATAACAGGCAGCAAACTTTGGTCCATCGCCATGATTACCAGCCTACTCGCAGCATGCAGTTCACCAGCAACCACAAGCACAACGGCCAATGCCGCAACGTCAACGACAGGAACAACCAAAACGGTATCTGTTAGCGAGCAAACTTCTGTAAAATACGCGGATCTGGTCTCTCTGGATGCGGACGATACCAATATTAGCTGGAGTGAGGCAGATTCCACAGCGATTAAGCTGAACGGAACAACTGCAACGGTGACCGGTTCGGGCGCCAAAGCAGCGAATGGTTCGGTAACCATCTCCGAAGCAGGCACTTATGTACTTAGCGGTGAGCTAACGGATGGACAGATCGTGGTTAACGTTGCCGATAAGGGTACTGTGCATCTCGTATTAAACGGAGCAACCATTCATGATAACGACAGTGCCGCGATCTACATTCAGAAGGCTGGTAAAGCGGTGATTACACTCGAAAAAGGAACCAAGAATACCGTTTCCGATGGTAAAACGTATGTGTACGCCGACGCTACGACAGATGAGCCTGATGCTGCAATCTTCAGCAAAGCGGATCTTACATTCAATGGTGCAGGTCAATTGACCGTCACAGGTAACTATAATGAAGGGATTACGAGCAAGGATGATCTGAAAATCATTAGTGGTAACATCAGTGTCAAAGCAGCCGATGACGGCATCAAAGGTAAGGATATGGTCGCCATCCAAGCGGGTACGATTACCATTGAAGCCGAAGGCGACGGCATTAAATCAACCAATGACACAGATACCACCAAAGGCTTCGTTGCCATCGCAGGAGGTACCTTCGATATCCAAAGTGGCAACGACGGTATTCAAGCTGAAACCGCACTTGTTGCGGATGGCGGCACATACAACATTGTAACGGGCGGCGGTAGCGTCAATGCACCAGCCAAAGTAGAAGAAGGTCCATTTGGCGGCGGTGGCGGTGGATGGGGTGGCAGCACACCTCCAACGGATATGGGCACACCACCGGATGGCGAACCTCCTGCAGATATGCCGGAGATGCCTACTAACAGCGGTACAAATGCAGGAGCTAATACAAACGGCGCAGCAGCATCCAACTCTGCCAACACAACAACAACGGATAACAATGCCGATGCGGACACAGCAACAACAGCAACCGAGTCCACAAGTGCCAAAGCACTCAAAGCAGGTACAGATCTTACAATTAATGGCGGTACGTATACCATTGATTCCATGGATGATTCCCTACACAGCAACAATAACGTAACCGTCAACGATGGAACATTCAGCATTGAATCCGGTGATGACGGCATTCATGCCGATCAGGCCCTTACGATTAACGGCGGAACCATCACCATTGCGAAGAGCTATGAAGGACTTGAAGGTGCAATGATCACCCTGAACGATGGGGATGTGGATGTAACGGCATCCGATGATGGCGTAAATGCTGCAGGTGGCGAGACGGAAACAGCTGCGAATACAACGGCAAGTACAGATAGCGCTACTACAGCAACCGATGCAACCACGACATCCAACATCTCTGTAACCGAAACGACAGGTACAACTTCGACTACCGATCAGGCATCTCAAGGTACAGCTACTACTCAGCAAGGACGTGGACCGGGCGGTATGGGTGGTGCAGCAGCAAGCACTAACGAGTTCCACATTAACGGCGGCTCCCTCACGGTGAACGCAGGTGGTGACGGACTGGATTCCAATGGTTCCATCAACATGACTGGCGGAACGGTTATTGTGAACGGACCGACGGATAGCGGCAACGGAGCACTGGATTATGACGGCACCTTTGAAATCAGTGGTGGATACCTCGTGGCTGCCGGCAGCTCTGGTATGGCACAAGGAACATCCGATGCGTCTACGCAAAACACCATTGTGATGACATTCCCTGCAACGCAAAAAGCTGGAACACTTGTACATGTACAAGATAGCGAAGGCAATAATATTCTGACCTTTGCTCCGGCAAAAGATTATCAAACTGTGGTTGTCAGCTCACCGGATCTTGCAAAAGATGGTTCATACGTGATTTACTCCGGTGGTACGTCTACAGGTAAAGCGGTGGATGGGCTCTACACAGACGGTACTTACAGTGGCGGAACCAAGGTGGTTGCATTCCAATCGACCAGTAATGTGACTTGGGTGAATGAATCTGGTGTGACCACAGCCAATACAGGTATGGGCGGTCCTGGCGGAGGTCGTGGCCAAGGCGGATTCGGAGGCGGCAGAAATCGGACGCAATCCGGTACAACCTCTGAGAGCACAGGCACTACTACGGATTCTGCAAAATAA
- a CDS encoding response regulator transcription factor translates to MRILIAEDEVHLAEAVSQILKKNNYSVDMVHDGRSGLDYAQSGIYDLLLLDIMMPEMDGITVLKKLRSEGIHTPVILLTAKGELSDKVTGLDYGADDYIAKPFATEELLARIRAALRRKGEVVPEDGLKFGDIELNTTQLKLSVQGKEIKLNLKENELLELLIARKQAITSKEQIIEKLWGFDSEVEYNNVEVYISFLRKKLTFLNSAVRINTIRGVGYVLEVTS, encoded by the coding sequence ATGAGAATATTAATTGCGGAAGATGAGGTTCATTTGGCAGAGGCTGTGTCGCAGATTTTGAAAAAAAACAACTACTCCGTGGACATGGTCCACGACGGCAGATCAGGATTGGATTATGCGCAGAGCGGTATATACGACCTGTTACTACTCGACATCATGATGCCGGAGATGGACGGGATCACCGTCCTGAAGAAACTTCGCAGTGAAGGCATTCATACGCCTGTCATTCTGCTTACGGCCAAAGGTGAATTATCGGACAAAGTCACAGGCCTCGATTATGGTGCCGATGATTATATTGCCAAGCCTTTTGCCACTGAGGAACTGCTGGCCCGGATTCGTGCAGCCTTAAGGCGGAAGGGCGAAGTGGTTCCCGAGGATGGACTGAAATTCGGTGACATTGAGCTGAATACAACTCAGTTGAAGCTGAGCGTTCAGGGTAAGGAGATCAAGTTGAATCTGAAGGAGAATGAACTGCTGGAGCTGTTGATTGCCCGCAAACAGGCGATTACCTCCAAAGAGCAGATTATTGAGAAGTTGTGGGGATTTGATTCGGAAGTGGAGTATAACAATGTGGAGGTGTACATCTCGTTTTTGCGCAAAAAATTAACCTTCCTGAACTCGGCTGTCCGCATTAACACGATTCGGGGTGTGGGTTATGTACTTGAGGTGACGTCCTGA
- a CDS encoding SMI1/KNR4 family protein, with protein MLIKVFKEWSDQNNGRIEILAPTGKMTAMNKFKPGASEDKIKELSEYFSTPLPPDYTSFLQLCNGASLFEDPEYGGESFLYSSQDVIHYNEASDNKIVVANILDDRILIDLERWSSGDEKYLLLCESLNPVDYASPFYSNFETWLDRFLISQGEKFWYWKTERSFEE; from the coding sequence ATGTTAATTAAAGTATTTAAGGAATGGTCGGACCAAAATAATGGTCGAATTGAAATACTTGCTCCTACTGGGAAAATGACTGCTATGAATAAATTCAAACCAGGTGCATCCGAAGATAAAATTAAAGAGCTTTCAGAGTATTTTTCTACTCCATTGCCTCCAGATTACACAAGCTTTTTACAATTATGTAATGGAGCTTCCTTGTTTGAAGACCCTGAATATGGCGGGGAGAGCTTCTTATATTCATCCCAAGATGTTATACATTACAATGAAGCATCAGATAATAAGATTGTGGTCGCCAATATTCTTGATGATCGAATCCTAATTGATTTAGAGCGTTGGAGTTCAGGTGATGAGAAATATCTGTTGCTTTGTGAGAGTTTAAATCCTGTGGATTACGCAAGCCCATTTTATAGTAATTTTGAAACATGGTTAGATCGCTTTCTGATCTCTCAGGGCGAGAAGTTCTGGTACTGGAAGACAGAACGTAGTTTTGAAGAATAA
- a CDS encoding polyphosphate polymerase domain-containing protein: MAIEVFNRYESKYLLTDEQYAHFYNDLLKYMELDAYNKKHEYYSISNLYFDTPQDSLIRASLSKPKYKEKLRLRAYGIPEENAKVYLEIKKKVFGLVNKRRTALKLDEAYEFVRSGQAPELADYMNKQVVEEIKYFLRVYDLEPKVYLAYERKALFDKNSRDLRITFDTNIRSRRYDLKLEQGDYGELLVKDGRWLMEVKAEKTVPLWLSQLLCEHGLYRTGFSKYGNEFRHLVRTTNLNYQTERILVPGTDFNPSIEQDKTIIERERVLYA, from the coding sequence ATGGCTATTGAAGTATTCAACCGATATGAGAGCAAATATCTTCTGACGGATGAGCAGTATGCACATTTCTACAATGATTTGCTGAAATACATGGAGCTGGATGCCTACAACAAGAAACATGAGTACTACTCCATCAGTAACCTGTACTTCGACACTCCACAAGATTCGCTGATTCGCGCCAGTCTCTCCAAACCAAAATACAAGGAGAAGCTGAGACTGCGGGCTTATGGAATCCCTGAAGAGAATGCCAAAGTGTATCTGGAGATCAAAAAGAAAGTATTTGGCCTGGTGAACAAACGTAGAACAGCCTTGAAGCTGGATGAAGCTTATGAATTCGTTCGTTCGGGACAGGCACCGGAGCTCGCGGATTACATGAACAAACAGGTTGTTGAAGAGATCAAATATTTCCTCCGGGTATACGATCTGGAACCGAAAGTGTATCTGGCGTATGAACGCAAAGCACTCTTTGACAAGAACAGCCGGGATCTCCGCATTACCTTTGACACCAACATTCGCAGCCGCAGATACGATCTGAAGCTGGAACAAGGAGACTACGGTGAACTGCTCGTGAAGGACGGAAGGTGGCTGATGGAAGTGAAAGCCGAGAAAACCGTTCCGCTGTGGCTGTCGCAACTGCTCTGTGAGCATGGTCTCTACCGCACTGGATTCTCCAAATACGGCAACGAGTTCAGACATCTGGTGAGAACAACCAACCTGAATTACCAGACCGAGCGCATTCTTGTACCAGGTACCGATTTCAACCCATCCATAGAACAAGATAAAACGATTATAGAAAGAGAGCGTGTCCTATATGCTTGA
- a CDS encoding DUF2339 domain-containing protein, producing MKEFKDRLQQVQEQQKQLAKEYHALLQEYQSDDLIVQNEQLQEQYEAHKLKLRQLELRSRKMEEENARLRMALSEQMLDEKLNLIRVSREKMETYFQGKTAVHNDRIAFHEHRTKSNLNSLYNQAAQELQEDSHEVKERIAYLAAEVNERIESHRRAVRDREEALRGHMERGYEHMAEEGLSEETIQRRIKQNRMEMKIGLSWINKVAILLLILGVGAAFQYSYSTWFNDEMKSGAFFLLGALMLAGGEWLFRRKRQTFAMGLLGGGISVLFGSVFYSYFLLHIIGLYTGLGLSVLVSAISVLLSLRYQSKTICSLGLVGGYLPLFSYMFSFGLEGPAVYVAMIYLLLLNGIIVFISFGKRWPVVHYISFLFNTPSMLILLWLSPSEKIGMLYSIVTFALYLGITLAYPFKHRMKLTWWDFALLAMNTSISCLMLYVLFDVANWNDAQGLLALIFCVVYLGLARFVQRHMAQEKQTILLFYVTSLTFAVLIIPFQFGAKWLSMGWLIEGVLLVTLGHLKRLKSVERAGWGIVLLCLITFVYYDLLALFFIGERSYFMLKYSSITLGTVLITLYYVWAVHSNSSSRERFNYSPLELGFLNGFKYVTLANLWLYVLYESNELYTRAVDGTFLLYMFYKLLMFAALTIALAYGLNKVKLLRDQYVQGYTTFLHAIGCCIALAVTLTMPALQPEVQQHTAAEIVGLLVLIIFNVGVFFAGRDLLIAGIRGQFKSIEWYPVIAGVYLLGVITVFLTIQFQWGDVGLMFSLIYLLLAILYIAYGFRRKYVMIRRLGLGLTLFATGKMVFYDVGMLTSGSKIFAYFSFGVLLLGISYLYQKVSSRMEEIQSKETAKPADEPTVPEEEVD from the coding sequence ATGAAGGAGTTTAAGGATCGGCTTCAACAGGTTCAGGAGCAGCAGAAACAGCTGGCGAAGGAGTACCATGCCCTGCTCCAGGAATACCAGTCCGATGACCTGATCGTTCAGAATGAACAGTTACAGGAACAGTATGAGGCTCATAAGCTCAAGCTGCGCCAGCTTGAACTTCGCTCGCGCAAGATGGAAGAAGAGAATGCACGTCTTCGGATGGCGTTATCTGAACAAATGCTGGATGAGAAGCTGAATCTGATCCGGGTATCCCGGGAGAAGATGGAGACCTATTTTCAAGGGAAAACAGCAGTACATAATGATCGAATTGCATTCCATGAACATCGAACCAAATCCAATCTGAACTCGCTGTACAACCAGGCCGCACAGGAGTTACAAGAGGATTCCCACGAGGTGAAGGAGAGGATTGCTTACCTTGCGGCAGAGGTGAATGAGCGCATTGAATCGCACAGACGAGCCGTACGGGATAGAGAAGAGGCTCTGCGTGGGCACATGGAACGTGGTTATGAGCATATGGCGGAGGAAGGGTTGAGCGAAGAGACTATCCAACGCAGGATCAAACAGAATCGCATGGAGATGAAGATTGGACTCAGCTGGATCAACAAAGTAGCCATCTTGCTCCTCATTCTGGGCGTTGGAGCAGCGTTCCAATACTCGTACTCGACCTGGTTTAATGACGAGATGAAGAGCGGAGCCTTTTTCCTGCTCGGTGCACTGATGCTCGCTGGAGGAGAGTGGCTGTTCCGCCGCAAAAGGCAGACGTTTGCGATGGGGCTGCTCGGCGGTGGGATATCCGTCTTGTTCGGCTCCGTCTTCTATAGTTACTTTTTACTGCATATTATCGGGTTATATACGGGACTTGGCTTGTCTGTGTTGGTATCGGCAATCTCCGTATTGTTGTCCTTGAGATACCAGTCGAAGACCATCTGTTCACTAGGTCTCGTGGGCGGATATCTTCCGTTATTCTCCTACATGTTCTCGTTCGGACTTGAAGGTCCGGCTGTCTATGTAGCCATGATCTATCTGCTGCTCTTAAACGGCATTATTGTGTTTATATCATTCGGCAAACGGTGGCCGGTGGTGCACTATATCAGTTTCCTGTTCAACACACCATCCATGCTCATCCTCTTATGGCTGTCGCCAAGTGAGAAGATTGGCATGCTGTATTCCATTGTGACGTTTGCATTATATCTGGGCATTACGCTGGCATATCCTTTCAAACATCGAATGAAGTTAACCTGGTGGGATTTCGCTCTGCTCGCCATGAATACGAGCATCAGCTGTCTGATGTTATACGTACTGTTTGATGTGGCAAATTGGAATGATGCTCAGGGCTTGCTGGCGTTGATCTTCTGCGTGGTGTATCTGGGCCTCGCACGATTCGTCCAGCGCCATATGGCTCAGGAGAAACAGACGATTCTGCTCTTCTATGTCACTTCCCTGACCTTTGCCGTTTTGATTATTCCGTTCCAATTCGGGGCCAAGTGGTTATCGATGGGTTGGTTAATTGAAGGGGTTCTGTTGGTTACGCTAGGACATCTGAAACGGCTCAAGTCTGTGGAACGTGCCGGATGGGGCATTGTGCTTCTATGTCTAATCACTTTTGTGTACTACGATCTGCTGGCGCTATTCTTCATCGGGGAACGTTCTTACTTCATGTTAAAATACTCCAGTATCACGCTGGGAACTGTGCTTATTACACTGTATTATGTCTGGGCAGTTCACAGCAACTCATCTTCCAGAGAGAGATTCAATTACAGCCCGCTGGAGCTGGGTTTCCTGAACGGATTCAAGTATGTGACACTTGCGAATCTGTGGTTATACGTGCTGTATGAGTCGAATGAATTGTATACCAGAGCTGTCGATGGGACGTTCCTGTTATACATGTTCTACAAGTTGCTCATGTTCGCAGCGCTCACGATTGCGTTGGCCTATGGACTGAACAAGGTAAAGCTTCTGCGTGATCAATACGTGCAGGGGTATACCACCTTCCTGCATGCCATTGGCTGCTGTATTGCGCTGGCTGTCACCTTAACCATGCCAGCGCTTCAGCCGGAAGTTCAGCAGCATACAGCGGCGGAGATTGTTGGTTTGCTGGTCCTAATTATCTTTAACGTAGGGGTATTCTTTGCAGGAAGGGATCTGCTAATTGCAGGCATCCGCGGACAGTTCAAGAGCATTGAATGGTACCCGGTTATCGCAGGGGTATATCTGCTGGGTGTCATCACCGTTTTCCTGACGATTCAGTTCCAGTGGGGTGATGTGGGGCTGATGTTCAGCCTAATCTATCTGCTGCTGGCAATACTCTATATTGCGTATGGATTCCGTAGAAAATATGTCATGATTCGGCGTCTCGGCCTTGGCCTAACGTTGTTCGCTACGGGGAAGATGGTGTTCTATGATGTGGGGATGCTTACCTCGGGTAGCAAAATCTTTGCCTATTTCAGCTTTGGAGTACTATTGCTGGGGATCTCTTACCTGTATCAGAAGGTGTCGAGCCGGATGGAGGAAATACAGTCCAAAGAGACAGCAAAGCCTGCCGACGAGCCTACTGTGCCTGAGGAAGAAGTAGATTGA
- a CDS encoding FHA domain-containing protein — MRETAKIVIRTPGQESDGSFAYVSQGRSITVGRYTGGSELDLSVYNQMISKRHCRIHYDVQQQLWIEDLDSKNGTELNGQRLVPYEKYPFSEGDSLTLVNGLIQLRAEGDLGETREYRVSDLLGEGVRLQDHLQTVQIGEVEIPLSKKEYQLFKLLYSELDHFVTREQIVAQVWPERSMLESEAVGIDEINSLIYRTNRKLGVHFTIKSVYKKGVYMKSHVPE; from the coding sequence ATGCGGGAGACGGCAAAAATCGTCATTCGTACGCCAGGGCAGGAAAGTGACGGCTCGTTCGCTTATGTAAGCCAGGGTCGCTCCATTACGGTGGGACGTTATACAGGCGGCAGTGAATTGGACTTGTCTGTTTATAATCAGATGATATCGAAGCGGCATTGCCGCATTCATTATGATGTACAGCAACAGCTATGGATTGAGGATCTGGATAGCAAAAACGGTACCGAACTGAACGGGCAGCGCCTCGTTCCCTATGAGAAATATCCGTTTAGCGAGGGCGATAGCCTGACGTTGGTCAACGGACTGATCCAGCTTCGCGCTGAAGGGGATCTTGGAGAGACAAGGGAATATCGGGTGTCGGATCTGCTGGGTGAGGGTGTACGCTTGCAGGATCACCTGCAAACCGTGCAGATCGGTGAAGTGGAGATTCCGCTGTCCAAGAAGGAGTATCAGCTGTTCAAGCTGCTGTATAGTGAACTGGACCATTTTGTGACCCGAGAGCAGATTGTGGCTCAGGTGTGGCCGGAGCGGAGCATGCTGGAGAGTGAAGCGGTAGGGATCGACGAGATTAACTCGCTAATCTATCGGACGAATCGCAAGCTGGGTGTACACTTTACCATCAAGTCTGTATACAAAAAAGGTGTATATATGAAGTCTCATGTGCCGGAATGA